In one window of Gossypium hirsutum isolate 1008001.06 chromosome A01, Gossypium_hirsutum_v2.1, whole genome shotgun sequence DNA:
- the LOC107933902 gene encoding uncharacterized protein: MPKLKAKLPLLGHLMPAFALFVILFPAVCFARHFDCGSTFCGNLNISFPFRLKNQPPQCGHYGFECENNNRTTLVGRGGKFSVQQIFYENYTIRMVDASLDTDDCNSLPLSSVYYYSYYHHSYFPYDYELLYFSLSSSSSSSNICYYDRGFVVSIIYVMNCTKPIKSSLYIEASRCTIKSNTSSSLLTSHFYFLNGNTYPFDINQACTIEAAVPIMVDNITGMSTLDIYKKLLEGFGVKWNRCYYQSCDYYKNKVSFEDVLPELIFAFRNYMDSFVHFLFHGPHVYYDRNDAPRTRGTIGYIAPELVYKNLGGISYKADVYSLGLLLMEMAGRRKNVNAFADHTSQIYFPSWIYDRLDQGEDLELGDVSDDEKSMVKKMIITAFWCIR, from the exons ATGCCAAAATTGAAAGCAAAACTGCCATTGTTGGGTCACCTAATGCCCGCTTTTGCTTTATTTGTAATTCTATTTCCTGCTGTTTGTTTTGCTAGGCATTTTGACTGCGGCTCTACTTTCTGTGGGAATTTGAATATCAGTTTTCCATTCCGATTAAAAAACCAACCTCCCCAGTGTGGTCATTATGGCTTTGAGTGTGAGAACAATAATCGCACCACTTTGGTTGGGAGAGGAGGGAAATTCTCTGTCCAACAAATCTTTTATGAAAACTATACAATACGAATGGTTGATGCGAGCTTGGACACGGATGATTGCAACTCCCTTCCTCTTAGTTCTgtatattattattcttattatcatcATTCTTATTTTCCTTATGATTATGAACTATTAtatttttccctttcttcttcttcttcttcttcaaatatTTGTTATTATGATAGAGGGTTCGTGGTTAGCATTATTTATGTTATGAATTGCACGAAACCTATAAAATCGTCACTTTATATTGAGGCTTCTCGTTGTACCATCAAATCCAATACTTCCTCTTCTCTTCTAACTTcccatttctattttttaaatggaaacACCTACCCATTTGATATCAATCAAGCTTGCACAATCGAAGCGGCGGTTCCAATTATGGTTGATAATATAACAGGCATGTCTACGTTGGATATCTACAAAAAACTATTAGAGGGTTTTGGGGTCAAATGGAATCGATGCTACTACCAGAGCTGTGACTACTATAAAAATAAAGTTTCGTTTGAAGATGT ATTGCCAGAGTTGATATTTGCCTTCAGAAACTATATGGACAGCTTTGTACACTTCCTTTTCCATGGCCCCCATGTCTACTACGATCGCAATGATGCACCAAGAA CACGAGGAACAATAGGATATATTGCTCCTGAATTGGTTTACAAAAATCTTGGAGGCATCTCATACAAAGCTGATGTTTATAGTTTGGGATTGTTATTGATGGAAATGGCTGGAAGGAGAAAGAATGTGAATGCATTTGCTGACCACACTAGTCAAATATATTTTCCATCTTGGATTTATGACCGACTGGATCAAGGAGAGGACTTGGAGTTGGGAGATGTTTCTGATGATGAAAAATcaatggtgaagaagatgataataacAGCCTTTTGGTGTATACGATGA